The genomic segment CCAGTAATGGTCAGTGAAGTACGAGAAATCCTCGCTTCACACGGCATCGAAAAGGGAAAGATATTGTTTGAGCAGTATTAGATTATTTTGTGATTTTCTCTATATCCGTTAATTCACATCCTGAATAAGCCGATATTCATAGGTTGTATCCGGTTTTTTGAGGATACCGAGAAAATCGAGGCGTACTTCTAGGATATCAATACCCTTTTTTAGACAATAAAACTCTATGGCTCTCAGGAGAGTTTTGACTTTTTTTGGTGTCATAGAATCTTCTGGCATTCCAAAAATCGTTGTCTCACGATATTTCACTTCGATGAATCTCCACAGTCCGTCAAGACGTGCGATAATATCGAGCTCCCCTCAGAGAAATGTGGCATTGCGGTCCACGATATGATACCCCTGTTCAACCAGATAGGAAATCGCCATCTCTTCTCATATATTACCAACTTCTCGTCTACTTTTTTGAGTATTCATACGAAAGAGTATACCTAAATATGCGCAAAGTACAAAATCGGAGATTCGCTGTGGCGAATGAGAAAATTTTTGTCAAGAAAAAGCTGCTTGTGAAAGTCATGAAAACACTATAATATTCCCACTTAATTTTTTTTATGCGTCGACTATTTTCATCTCTTGTTTTAGCTGCTCTGTGTATGCAGTGGGTACCTCTCGCCCGAGCAGAGAGTGGTTTTTATCTTGTTTCAGCATACTATTCACCTGAAGAATGACAGAGCTTTTATCTCCACGGAAATTATGAAGATGAAATCCGCGTCAATGGTGGTGGGAAAACGACTGCCTCTGGTGCTAGTGTGCGCATCGGTGCTATCGCAGCCCCAAAAAGTATCCCTTTTAATACAAAAATAAGTATTAACCAAAGTATCACCATCAAAGGAAAAACATATGATTTCAATTATCAATGAACTGTTCTCGATCGAGGTGGAGCGATAAACACGGCTTCCAAACTTCCTCGTCTGGATATCTATATGGGTTCAGGTCAGAAAGGTCTTTGTCGAGCACTCAACTTCGGTGTTCAGACCGTCTATGCTTCTTTTGAAGATTCTGGAAAGGCAGATACGACCAGCATGGATTTCTTACCGAGTGATTGTAGCAATCCTGGCACAACGCCCGTTACTCCACCAAAAACAAGTGCTTCTTTTGATCCATTTACATCATCCCTCTCTACGCTGACAACTGCCGAAAATATTAAAACTGTTCAGAGACTACTCCAACGAGTGAATGCACTGATTGGAACAGTCGACGGTGTGTATGACCAAGAATTCAAGGACTCTGTCTTTGCATTTCAAAAAGCACAATGAGTGGTCAAAACACGAGATGAAGAATGAGCAGGCGTCTATGGACCTCGTACTCGATCTCAGCTACGAGCTGTTTTACAATGAGATGTAGCTGGAGCGACTCCTCCAGAAACAACCTCTGATGATAGCACTACACCACCTCCAACAACTTCTCAAGATACATCCAATGCTTCTTCTGGATCACTCGATGATTCGAGCGATAGTATTCTCACTGGCGATGTCTTTGACGGGAATAAAAGTGAGGAAATACGAGACTTGCAAAAGATGCTCAAAGAAATGGGCTATTTCAAATTTGAAATTGATGGGCTCTACAACAAACGTCTTGTCGATGCTATCCTGGAATTTCAGCTTGCAAAACAAATCGTAACAAGTGGTGATGATATTGGTGCGGGTTTTTATGGCCCCGTTACGCAATCAACACTGGAAGAAGCTTACACAGCATATCTTGCCAAAAAAATCAAGATTGATGCCCTGAAGGCAGAACTGGAAAAAATAAAAGCAGCTCGCATAGCAGTCGCTGCAGAACAAAAGAAAATATTTGAAACGAGTATCCAAAAGATCCCTACTCTCAAGCTCGGACAAATACACCCAGAGATTCGTACACTCCAAAAACTCCTCAAAGAATATGGATATCTCGACCATAAAGATACTGCTATTTTTTGACCTCTCACAAAAAATGCTCTTGCTCGATATCAGCTTGACCTCAAAGTAATCGACAGCATCTCTTCGCAATATGCTGGTGTCCTCGGCGTAAAAACAAAACAAGCTATCGTGGAAGATATGGTCAATCGATGGCAAAAAACCTACACGGCTGATTTTGAAGCAGTACAAAAGATAGAAAATGAGATAGTGGAGCTCAGTAAATAATTTTTCTACGATGGAACAATTTACCATGATGATGCTCGAATCTCTCGAGTCTCTCGGATATTTTGGTATATTTATTTTGATGGCAATGGAGTCTTCTATTATTCCAGTTCCTTCCGAGCTCGTGATGATACCAGTAGGTATTGCTGCCGCTATGAATGGGTGAATAAATCCTTTCCTGGCGACATTTGTCGGCGGTCTCGGCTCTGTCGTAGGAGCATTGATAAATTATTGGGTGCTCGGGCGATGGCTTGGAAAACCATTTCTAGAAAAATATGGAAAGTATATCCTTATTACTCCGAGAAAATACAAAAAAACAGAAGACCTCTTTTTAAAAAATAGTCATATCTACACCTTTATCGGTCGTTTCATTCCTGTAATTCGACACCTTATCTCTATACCAGCAGGTATTTTTCTCATGCGCATGAAACCATTTATCTTACTGACTTTTATAGGGGCAACTCTTTGGTGTGGGATTCTAGTAGCACTCGGATATTTCTTCTGAGAAGATATGATCGATATCATGAGAAAGTATGGGCACGAGCTCACCTATATTACATTTCCTCTGATTGCTTTCTATCTCTGGTGGAAGATTTTTCGCAAATAATATGACTCGTCTTCGTACAAAATCAGAACGAGACATTCTCCTGCAACTCATCTATGAATTGTATCCGGATAAACGTATTGAGCTCGATTTTGAAACACCGTTTCAGCTCCTTGTCGCTGTTATGCTCTCAGCACAGATGACAGATAAATGAGTAAATAGAGCGACAAAAGAGCTCTTTAAGCTCGTAAAGAATCCCCAGGATCTTCTCATACTCAAAAAGGAACAAGTCGAGATGCTACTTCGTTCTCTAAATTATTATCGTGTTAAGACAAGACACATCTTTGAAACTGCCGAAAAGCTTGTTTCTGAATACCACGGGGTCATCCCACATACATTAAAGGACCTCCTGACATTACCAGGCGTTGGCATTAAGACAGCAAAAGTTATTCTCTCCCATCTCTATGACGCTCCTCATATTGGCGTGGACACTCATATTCACCGAGTGATGAATCGTATGGGAATAGTCAAAACAAAAACTCCAGAAGAAACCGATAAAAAGATCGAGAAGCTCCTCACAGATACACAAAAGAGAACTATGCATCATGCGATAGTTCTCTTTGGGCGATATGTCTGTACAGCGAGGAAATGTAGATGTAGTGAGACGAGTTTGAAGAAATGGTGTCAGTGTGAGGAGTGTAGAAAATCATAACTATCAAACTATTCATCAGCTCTCCCCATAAACAGAAATGAGAGTCCGAGAGGAAATACTGTTTGAGCGTCATGAAAACTGTTTTTCCAGACGCTAAGAAGGAGAGCGAGTTTATTTCCTTTCGGCAGTTTTGGGTACTTTTGCTGCCAAAAGTACCAGAAAGAGCACGCCTGTTCTCAATTATTCTACTGAATATAAAAATTTTTCCAGCCCTTGCTGAACCCTCTCTGCCACTTCCTGAATACTCCCCTCTCCATCAATCACAATAATATTTTCTCCTTTTAATCGAAGGTATTCAATTGCTTTTTGATATCACTCATGACATTTCCGAAGAAAACTCTCTTGTTCATAGATTTCCTTACCCCCCTCTCGATTACCAAGACGTTGGAGCATCGTCTCTACAGAAATATCAATAAATAAGGTAATTTTTGGTCTCAGAATATACTGATGTAATTCATAAATTTCATCAAAACTGATACCACTTGCATATCCTTGGTAAGCATAGGTGGTCAGATCGCATCGAGAAGAAACAATCCAAACATCTGATGCGAGAAGATTCTCCCGAAATGTTTGGAGTTCTCGACGATCAAGAGCAAAGAGCTCCGCAGTTTCGAGTGGAGATACTTGAATATGTTTTTGGGCTATTTCATTGAGCCGTTTCCCTGCATCAGTCATACGAGATGGCTCACGAGACTTCAATACTACTCGATGCTTATCCTGGTCGATGAGATACGACAGAAAAAGCTTTAGCTGCGTATCTTTACCAGCCCCATCAACTCATTCAAATGCTATAAACATAGTCTATTTTCGATTCCTAAGAAATGCAGGGACATCGAGATCGTCTTGTGCAGCACCTGTATCTACTGGAGCGGAATGTGTTGGTTGTTGGGATCAGAGAACTCGACGGCCAAAAGATGAACCACTGACTGATGGACGAGGAAGTGATCCATTATCATGACGAGTTGTCACTTGAGATTCATCAAATCCTGTTGCAATAACGGTAATTTTTATTTCTCCTTCTTCAAAGTCTGGATCGATAGTCGCACCGAAGATAATATTTGCATCCTGATCGCACGCTGAAGTGATAACACGAGCCGCTTCGTCAACTTCAAACATTGAGAGATCATGACCACCCGTAATATTGAAAACGAGACCACGAGCACCCATAATAGAGAGTTCCAAAAGAGGACTTTCAATGGCAGCACGGGCAGCATCTGTTGCTCGAGATTCTCCACGACCATACCCGATACCCATCAGTGCCGATCCGGCATCTTTCATCACTGATTTTACATCGGCAAAGTCGACGTTGATAAGCCCTGGTTGTGTAATAAGGTCTGAAATACCCTGAACACCATTTGAGAGAACCTCATCAACGATGCGGAATGCATCAAGGAGCGGAGTCTTTTTATCGATAATAGTAAGAATTCTATCATTTGGAATAGTAATAAGTGTATCGACTTTTCCTTTGAGAATGTCATACGCTTCAAGGGCTTGGTTATTTCGTCTTTGACCTTCAAACGCAAATGGCTTTGTGACCACTCCTACGACGAGCACGCCCATATCACGAGCGACATCAGCAATGACTGGAGCTGCACCAGACCCAGTTCCTCCACCGAGACCACACGTCACAAAAACCATATCAGCACCAGCAAGTGCCTTGCGGATATCTTCGATAGATTCTTCAGCAGCTTTTTTCCCTCGTTCTGGATCACCACCAGCCCCAAGCCCACGTGTTGTAATGGGTCAGATACTGAGCTTGACAGGCGCAAGAGAATTATAGATAGCTTGATTATCTGTATTGATTGAGATGAATTCGACTCCAGAAAGTCCGCTCTCAATCATACGATTGATAGTATTTTGACCAGCACCTCCACACCCGACGACTTTGATGCTTGCGACAGGAGAGATCATCTGAGAAACATTTACTTCCTGTGGTTGAGATATTGTGTCTTTGAGAAAGAGACCTTTGAGAGATCATGAGCTTTTTTTTGTAGTTTTTGCGGTAGCCATAGTAAGAAATAAGAGATAAGAAAAAAAGAGAAAATATGTTATGGGAAGAGCCGTTTAAAGAACCGAGTCGCAGACTCTTTGACGCCACCAAGACCTGCACCAATTGAAATACGAGGTTTTCCGATGCCACCCGAGCGTTGAGAGAAAATCAGGGCTCCAATAGAAGCACTAAATCCTGGATCAGCCACAGACATACCGGTGATATAGTCTTGATCTTCTGGAAATCCTATCGCACATGGGAGACGAAGCTCAGATTTTGCGAGGTCGATCAGATTGCGGGCTTTGGAACCTCCTCATACAAATATAGCACCTTCTGGGAGCATGCCATCTTTCCCGATGAGTTTCAGTTCTCGATTAATGAGCGAAAGAATTTCTTTGTAACGAGCTTGAGCGATTTGTGAGAGATACAGTTTTGAAACTGTCTCTGTTTCTTTTTTATCCAAACGAGCAAGGGAAATCTCTTCATCTTTTGGCTTGTTTTGATCACAGAATGTGAGATCGACATAATCAGTCTTGAGCTTTTCTGCGAGATCAACTGATACACGCACTCCGAGGGCAATATCAGAACTCACATACTCTCCACCGACAGGAATAATGGCAGCATGTTTGAGTGCGCCTTCTTCAAAGACCGTGACACCTGTAGACGATGATCCGATATCGATACAGACCACTCCGAGCTCTTTTTGACGACGAGTCAAAACAGCTTCTGGAGAAGTGAGAAGTGAAGGTGAGACATCGACAACATCGATACCGACATCTTTAAATCCTTTACGAACATTATTGAGGGCAGTCGTCGTAATCGTAAAAATATAGGCGCTGACTTCGAGTTTCTTTGCGCTCATACCGACAGGTGTTTTTACGAGATTTTCGAGATCTACTGTAAAATGTTCAGGAATAATCTTCAGCACAGTTTGATTTGCGAGAGTAATACCATTTTGTGCCATATCAAGAACTCGATTTACATCTTCTTGGGTAATCTCCGCAGATGGAATCGTGATCATCGCAGAACTCCTATGAATCTGAATACCGGTACCGGAAAGACAGATACCTACGTGAGGAAATTGTTGTCCTGCCATATTTTCTGCCTCAGTCAGAGATTCATCCAGATTTTTTTTGAACTCCTCCATATCGAGAATAATCCCCTTTCGAATTCCTCCAGAATGTACTACGCCGACGCCGAGGATATTTAATTTTGGTCTGTTGGGATTGTTTGGATCAATAATAAAGGATCCAACGAGCGTTTTGATACGAGCACTTCCAACATCTACAAACGCTACGAGGTCGCTAACTGCCATGGGATAAATATTAAGAAGTAGAAGGGTGAATACAATTTTTATTCATTATGGTTCGTATGCCTATGCGATTTATTTCTGAAAAACCGCTTTGATACCACAATAAACACCCTGTAATTGTAGGAAAAATGGGATGGAATGCAAACCGGAAAAATCAATCTGTAAGCAGTATATATACTACACAATAAATATTGTAAAATACAAAATTTGAGAAGTGTGCTTTCTATAAAAAATCCTCCGATTTTTGAAAAGTTTTTACCATAAATTCTCCTACATCTCCCTCGGCAATGGAATAGAGACAATCTCACACGAGTAGCGGATCATTTCAAGGGTTTGGGCAATAATCTGCATCCTTGTAGCACGCTCCTCTGGTGAAGAATCTCGGAGTTTTGGAGTGTTGACATAGAGAGCGTTGAGATGGCGAGCTGTAGTTGTAATATGGGCTATCAGAAGATGAAATTTGTAGGTTTCAGCACATTGTGCGAGCACATCTTCAAATCCCAGAATATCAAGAACGAGCTCCTTATCGTAGGAAGTGAGTGGCAAAGTGCTTGGAAGAGTTGTAGCACTTTTATCATGGCCAAATTCCTGAAGCATCTTGGCAAATCGAACATAGGTGTACTGGAGGTATGGACCACTACTTCCCTCAAACGCAAGTACCTTATCCCACTCAAATACCCAGTCTCGCTCACGATCCTGTGCCATAAAGGAATAAATAATCGCACCAAGTGCCACAGCTCGAATATCTGAGTCAGCAAGCTCCTTTCCTCGTTCAAGAAGTATTGCTTTGACACGATCAAAACTCTCCTCTACCACATCGCTCAAGAATATCACTCGCCCGTGACGCGTCGACATCGCTCCTTCTGGCAGACTCACAAATCCATTGGCTGCGTGGATGAATTCACACTTCCCCGTCATTCCAGCCAAGGACGAAGTCCGCGAGGTGGAATCCATCCCTGTCTCGCTGAACCAAGCTTTCTCAGCTGTCGCAAAAAGTTGCTTGAAATGGAGTGCCTGACGATTATCAACAAAATATATAATCTTTGACGGATTCCAGTTTCTGAGGCGATATTTGATAGCAGCAAGATCGCTCGCGAGATAGCCGTGCGTTCCATCACGTTTTTGGAGGATGCAGGAAGGTAGCTTCGCAGTGCTTGAGTGCTTAAGTGCTTGAGTGCTTAAGTTTCCTGAACCAACCATTCCTTCATTTTGTATTTTGTTCTTTGTATTTTGCATTGAATTGTCGAAGACAATTCCGACGCTTTCATCCTCATTTTTGGTTGCAACACCAGACTGAATCAGTTCACGGACCACCGCAGACATCGTATTATCTGATTGTAAATCTGGCCAAGGACCAAGCTTTGGAAGTGGGAGTCACTCATAGAAACTCTCACCTATCCAGACATCTGGTTTTGCCCCAAAATCACTCATCACTTCTCGTACTGAAACAAGGCTCGCATCAGTAAACCGTTGCCAGAGCTTCACGGATGTTTCATCACCATCAGAAAGAAGTCGAAAAGCATCACGGCATTCCTGATCTATCTCTCACTCTATCTCTATTTTCTCAGTGATTTTGACATAGATTTCAAGAAGGTGTTTGAGTGGTGCTGTTGAAAAAGCCGTTTCATCTCAGAAATATTTCCAACCTGTGATAAGCTTCCCAAAAATCCCTCCCCAGTCTCCCTGGTGCATATCGGCCACCACAGTGTAGCCCATCAGACGAAGTAAATTGATAGTTGCTTGACCAAAGAGCGGTGTACAAAGATGTCCGATATGGAGAGGTTTCCCGATATTTGCCCCCATATAGTCCACTATCACCGTTTCATCTCGCTTTTCCCATACTGGGAGTTTCCATTTGGCGGTTTCCTCAATATATATTTCATCAGCGAGAAAAAGATTTACAAAACCTCACAGTACCTGCACGTCGAGAATAAAAGATTGTTGCTTAAAATATTCGGCAAGTGAAGCGCCTAGAGCTTGTGGAGAACATTTCAGCTGTTTCACAGCACCAAAGATATTCAGACAGATATCTCCCATTTTTTTATCTGGCGGAACAGTTATCTGAAAAACATCAACTGAACAATCAGGATAGCTGGAAGTCAAAAAAGATTGCAGTGCAGAAGTGATACGAGTAATGTGCATAAAATGTTTTTACTATTATAGAAAAAATGCGTCTTTTGAAAAGAAAAAGAAAAGAGCCACCGTCTGGTGGCTCTTTTCTGCTCTAGATATTTATGTCATTGCCTCCTCGAAAAGTCCATACCGTGTCGTGTTTCTGAGGTTATGAAGGACAAAAAGTTCTAAAAATAAGAAACCAACTATCAAGATTGTTGAAGGTATTCATACATCACCAGTAGCAATCATAGTATTATAGTATCCGTGTAAAAGAGTGGCCACACTCACCCCTCCTACAAAACCTATCCATGTCATCAATGTCGTATAATTTTTCCATCCAAGTGTTTTTTGCAAAGGAGATACGCTTCCGATAGTATCGATGGCTCTCAAGAAGGCAAATCGTCATCGTGCATATATCAGTACACAGATCATACTAAAAAATATATGCGAAAGATATCAGAAAATAGAGCGTAAGATGGCATTATCGCGTATCATACTATCTGTTTGCCCTTGATGGAAGAGATCCATCATATATTTGATATTTTCTGCGAAAGCAAACCCTGCTGCCACAAGAGCAATACTAAAAATATAATCAGAAACACTTTCTAGTTGCGTCGAAAACGAAAGAGAAAGAGTAAGAGTACCAATCATTATCAATCCTCATATAGCGATCAAAATAGTTTGAGAGAGTGGAATACCTGCCATAGAATAATATTCGTATACTATCTTTCCGAGTAGAAGAATTCCGAGCAGGACGATAGGCCACTTGAGAATTTTTTTGACCAAGAAAATCAGAAGAACGAGTTTAGCAAATTCTTCCAAAAATGCGAGAAAGAAAGTCACTGTGTTTTCAACTCCCGACCCAGAAACCACCTTACCATCTCCGAGGGTATTTTTGAGTCCTTGAATAAAATTATTCCCTTCAATATTCACTTTAAAAAAGAAAATATTGAGTTCTTGCGCCTGTCC from the Candidatus Gracilibacteria bacterium genome contains:
- a CDS encoding YraN family protein: MNTQKSRREVGNIGEEMAISYLVEQGYHIVDRNATFLGGELDIIARLDGLWRFIEVKYRETTIFGMPEDSMTPKKVKTLLRAIEFYCLKKGIDILEVRLDFLGILKKPDTTYEYRLIQDVN
- a CDS encoding peptidoglycan-binding protein produces the protein MRRLFSSLVLAALCMQWVPLARAESGFYLVSAYYSPEEGQSFYLHGNYEDEIRVNGGGKTTASGASVRIGAIAAPKSIPFNTKISINQSITIKGKTYDFNYQGTVLDRGGAINTASKLPRLDIYMGSGQKGLCRALNFGVQTVYASFEDSGKADTTSMDFLPSDCSNPGTTPVTPPKTSASFDPFTSSLSTLTTAENIKTVQRLLQRVNALIGTVDGVYDQEFKDSVFAFQKAQGVVKTRDEEGAGVYGPRTRSQLRAVLQGDVAGATPPETTSDDSTTPPPTTSQDTSNASSGSLDDSSDSILTGDVFDGNKSEEIRDLQKMLKEMGYFKFEIDGLYNKRLVDAILEFQLAKQIVTSGDDIGAGFYGPVTQSTLEEAYTAYLAKKIKIDALKAELEKIKAARIAVAAEQKKIFETSIQKIPTLKLGQIHPEIRTLQKLLKEYGYLDHKDTAIFGPLTKNALARYQLDLKVIDSISSQYAGVLGVKTKQAIVEDMVNRWQKTYTADFEAVQKIENEIVELSK
- a CDS encoding DedA family protein, with translation MEQFTMMMLESLESLGYFGIFILMAMESSIIPVPSELVMIPVGIAAAMNGGINPFLATFVGGLGSVVGALINYWVLGRWLGKPFLEKYGKYILITPRKYKKTEDLFLKNSHIYTFIGRFIPVIRHLISIPAGIFLMRMKPFILLTFIGATLWCGILVALGYFFGEDMIDIMRKYGHELTYITFPLIAFYLWWKIFRK
- the nth gene encoding endonuclease III; the protein is MTRLRTKSERDILLQLIYELYPDKRIELDFETPFQLLVAVMLSAQMTDKGVNRATKELFKLVKNPQDLLILKKEQVEMLLRSLNYYRVKTRHIFETAEKLVSEYHGVIPHTLKDLLTLPGVGIKTAKVILSHLYDAPHIGVDTHIHRVMNRMGIVKTKTPEETDKKIEKLLTDTQKRTMHHAIVLFGRYVCTARKCRCSETSLKKWCQCEECRKS
- the tmk gene encoding dTMP kinase, with product MFIAFEGVDGAGKDTQLKLFLSYLIDQDKHRVVLKSREPSRMTDAGKRLNEIAQKHIQVSPLETAELFALDRRELQTFRENLLASDVWIVSSRCDLTTYAYQGYASGISFDEIYELHQYILRPKITLFIDISVETMLQRLGNREGGKEIYEQESFLRKCHEGYQKAIEYLRLKGENIIVIDGEGSIQEVAERVQQGLEKFLYSVE
- the ftsZ gene encoding cell division protein FtsZ, with amino-acid sequence MISPVASIKVVGCGGAGQNTINRMIESGLSGVEFISINTDNQAIYNSLAPVKLSIGPITTRGLGAGGDPERGKKAAEESIEDIRKALAGADMVFVTCGLGGGTGSGAAPVIADVARDMGVLVVGVVTKPFAFEGQRRNNQALEAYDILKGKVDTLITIPNDRILTIIDKKTPLLDAFRIVDEVLSNGVQGISDLITQPGLINVDFADVKSVMKDAGSALMGIGYGRGESRATDAARAAIESPLLELSIMGARGLVFNITGGHDLSMFEVDEAARVITSACDQDANIIFGATIDPDFEEGEIKITVIATGFDESQVTTRHDNGSLPRPSVSGSSFGRRVLGSQQPTHSAPVDTGAAQDDLDVPAFLRNRK
- the ftsA gene encoding cell division protein FtsA, giving the protein MAVSDLVAFVDVGSARIKTLVGSFIIDPNNPNRPKLNILGVGVVHSGGIRKGIILDMEEFKKNLDESLTEAENMAGQQFPHVGICLSGTGIQIHRSSAMITIPSAEITQEDVNRVLDMAQNGITLANQTVLKIIPEHFTVDLENLVKTPVGMSAKKLEVSAYIFTITTTALNNVRKGFKDVGIDVVDVSPSLLTSPEAVLTRRQKELGVVCIDIGSSSTGVTVFEEGALKHAAIIPVGGEYVSSDIALGVRVSVDLAEKLKTDYVDLTFCDQNKPKDEEISLARLDKKETETVSKLYLSQIAQARYKEILSLINRELKLIGKDGMLPEGAIFVGGGSKARNLIDLAKSELRLPCAIGFPEDQDYITGMSVADPGFSASIGALIFSQRSGGIGKPRISIGAGLGGVKESATRFFKRLFP
- the argS gene encoding arginine--tRNA ligase, whose protein sequence is MHITRITSALQSFLTSSYPDCSVDVFQITVPPDKKMGDICLNIFGAVKQLKCSPQALGASLAEYFKQQSFILDVQVLGGFVNLFLADEIYIEETAKWKLPVWEKRDETVIVDYMGANIGKPLHIGHLCTPLFGQATINLLRLMGYTVVADMHQGDWGGIFGKLITGWKYFGDETAFSTAPLKHLLEIYVKITEKIEIEGEIDQECRDAFRLLSDGDETSVKLWQRFTDASLVSVREVMSDFGAKPDVWIGESFYEGLPLPKLGPWPDLQSDNTMSAVVRELIQSGVATKNEDESVGIVFDNSMQNTKNKIQNEGMVGSGNLSTQALKHSSTAKLPSCILQKRDGTHGYLASDLAAIKYRLRNWNPSKIIYFVDNRQALHFKQLFATAEKAWFSETGMDSTSRTSSLAGMTGKCEFIHAANGFVSLPEGAMSTRHGRVIFLSDVVEESFDRVKAILLERGKELADSDIRAVALGAIIYSFMAQDRERDWVFEWDKVLAFEGSSGPYLQYTYVRFAKMLQEFGHDKSATTLPSTLPLTSYDKELVLDILGFEDVLAQCAETYKFHLLIAHITTTARHLNALYVNTPKLRDSSPEERATRMQIIAQTLEMIRYSCEIVSIPLPREM
- a CDS encoding PrsW family glutamic-type intramembrane protease — encoded protein: MLYDIQLFFQTFWQPLLIITTAAVGYCSILKWYGKMSLAQTIALFLTGIIVITCIFLPFNWSISNAGQAQELNIFFFKVNIEGNNFIQGLKNTLGDGKVVSGSGVENTVTFFLAFLEEFAKLVLLIFLVKKILKWPIVLLGILLLGKIVYEYYSMAGIPLSQTILIAIGGLIMIGTLTLSLSFSTQLESVSDYIFSIALVAAGFAFAENIKYMMDLFHQGQTDSMIRDNAILRSIFGYLSHIFFSMICVLIYARGRFAFLRAIDTIGSVSPLQKTLGWKNYTTLMTWIGFVGGVSVATLLHGYYNTMIATGDVGIPSTILIVGFLFLELFVLHNLRNTTRYGLFEEAMT